From Oncorhynchus tshawytscha isolate Ot180627B linkage group LG27, Otsh_v2.0, whole genome shotgun sequence, a single genomic window includes:
- the LOC112258981 gene encoding perforin-1, with protein MSLLIVCLWAGLMLSIPRPSCQSCTIGSANECKEAEFAPGTNLAGEGFDITKMKRKGAFVIDMNVWKRKDKTCTLCKNPYLEGKQQRLPLAVVDWRPNHHCSMKVSSKLHRSSESLISSSGSSVENNWQVNLELEKGSKSGKIMLAGTNSKLAEYSMEKTKSDKFSFTSHSVSCGYYSYRVSGQPKLHREFKTAVKNLPKIYQQENKQRYYKLIDNFGTHYITKVSLGGTVQSVTSIKQCQASLQGLSAEEVKMCLDVEASASVGDSNSLKTEFKHCQEDKSKTESKASFSSVFNDRFTEVKGGHTTEPELLFSAEKDPASYKAWLNSLPHYQDIVSYSLESLHELLPTTNPARKHLRKAISDYILEKALWKNCSEPCQTGIKSDHRDSCVCNCHNNPGVSADCCPTRKGLARVVITVQRGANLWGDHTTATDGYVKVAFAGQIIGRTKVIYNNNNPSWAMSYDLGTVDLSTSKKLRFEVWDEDNKWNDDLLGECEKELTAGVKEDLCNLQHGQMFYKWEVVCAPSLGGSACMDYVPSPMNPHLEKVYVSRHSRLIPKDMLVSMGVLLDGPNLHGNKSLSTGNRESGRF; from the exons ATGTCCTTATTGATAGTGTGCCTCTGGGCAGGGCTTATGTTGTCCATTCCTCGTCCCAGTTGCCAATCATGCACCATCGGCTCAGCCAATGAGTGCAAAGAGGCAGAATTTGCTCCTGGAACCAACCTAGCAGGGGAAGGCTTTGACATCACCAAAATGAAACGCAAAGGAGCCTTTGTCATTGACATGAACGTGTGGAAACGCAAAGACAAGACCTGCACCCTCTGTAAGAATCCCTATCTGGAAGGGAAACAACAGAGGCTTCCTTTGGCAGTGGTGGATTGGAGACCAAACCACCACTGTAGTATGAAAGTGTCCAGTAAACTCCATCGCTCCAGTGAGTCTCTCATCAGCTCCAGTGGCTCTTCTGTGGAGAATAACTGGCAGGTCAATCTAGAGTTAGAGAAGGGATCAAAAAGTGGGAAGATTATGCTCGCTGGTACCAACTCCAAATTGGCTGAGTACTCCATGGAGAAAACCAAGAGTGACAAGTTCAGTTTCACAAGCCACAGTGTATCCTGCGGGTATTACAG CTATCGAGTATCTGGCCAGCCCAAGTTACACCGAGAATTCAAGACAGCAGTGAAGAATCTCCCCAAAATATATCAACAAGAAAACAAACAACGTTATTACAAGCTTATTGATAACTTTGGCACGCATTACATTAccaag GTGAGCCTGGGTGGAACGGTGCAGTCTGTGACCAGTATCAAGCAGTGCCAGGCCAGCCTGCAGGGTCTCAGTGCGGAGGAGGTGAAGATGTGTCTGGATGTGGAGGCGTCTGCCAGTGTGGGTGACAGCAACAGCTTGAAGACTGAGTTCAAGCACTGTCAGGAGGATAAGTCTAAGACAGAGAGCAAGGCCAGCTTCTCCAGTGTTTTCAATGATAG GTTCACAGAGGTGAAAGGGGGCCACACCACAGAACCAGAGCTCCTCTTCTCTGCTGAAAAAGATCCCGCCTCCTACAAGGCATGGCTGAACTCCCTACCACACTATCAAGACATCGTCTCCTATTCGCTGGAATCTCTCCATGAGTTGCTGCCCACCACCAACCCAGCTCGGAAGCACCTGCGCAAGGCCATCAGCGACTACATCCTGGAGAAGGCCTTGTGGAAGAACTGTTCTGAACCCTGTCAAACTGGCATCAAAAGTGACCACAGAGACTCCTGCGTCTGCAACTGCCACAACAACCCCGGGGTGAGCGCCGACTGCTGCCCCACTCGCAAGGGCCTGGCGCGGGTGGTCATCACTGTTCAGCGAGGGGCCAACCTGTGGGGagaccacaccactgccactGACGGCTACGTGAAGGTGGCTTTCGCAGGCCAGATAATCGGACGCACTAAAGTtatctacaacaacaacaaccccaGCTGGGCAATGAGCTATGACCTGGGAACCGTGGATCTGTCAACCAGTAAGAAGCTGAGATTTGAGGTGTGGGACGAAGACAACAAGTGGAATGACGACCTGTTAGGAGAATGTGAGAAGGAGCTGACAGCCGGGGTGAAGGAGGATCTCTGCAACCTCCAGCATGGCCAAATGTTCTACAAGTGGGAGGTGGTGTGTGCCCCCAGTCTAGGTGGCTCCGCCTGTATGGACTATGTGCCCTCCCCTATGAATCCCCACCTGGAGAAGGTTTATGTGTCTCGCCACTCCCGTCTCATTCCAAAGGACATGCTGGTGAGTATGGGAGTCTTGTTGGACGGACCCAATCTCCATGGCAACAAGAGCCTCAGTACAGGGAACAGGGAGTCTGGTCGATTTTAG